The Flavobacterium sp. K5-23 genome segment TTTTTATTCCCCCGCCGAGGCGGGGTTAGGAGGCTATTACCAAGGAATCGGGTTGTAATCTTTCAAGAACTTCCCACACCAATGCTTTCCAGTATTGATACCGTCAAACAACGGATCCATAACTCGTGCAGCTCCATCAACAATATCCAGTGGTGGCTGAAAATCTTCCAGTTCTTGTTTCTTTTTGGCCAGTTCCGCTGGATCTTCGTCTGTTACCCAACCTGTATCTACCGCATTCATAAAAATTCCGGCTTTCGCCAATTCTCCTGCGGCAGTATGTGTAAGCATATTCAGGGCTGCTTTGGCCATATTAGTATGCGGATGACGCGATTCTTTAAAAAAGCGGTGAAACTTCCCTTCCATTGCTGAAACGTTAATGATGTGTTTTTGTCCCGTGTTGTCTTTCTTCATCACTTCCGAAAGTCTATTACACAATACAAATGGTGCTACTGAATTCACGAGTTGTACTTCAATCATTTCAGTAGTTTCTATCTGACCTAATTTTAAACGCCAGCTGTTGGTTTTTCGTAAATCGACTTGCTGCAAGTCGGCATCGAGTTCTCCTTCCGGAAAAACTTCATTGGCGACAAGCGCATTATCAAATGAATACGGAATCTGTGATAATTTGGCGGAAGCCCTTAAACCAATACCAGGTTCGGGTCCGTGCCAAGTTACCGGCATATTTTGATTAGAAGAAATTCCAGAAGTCAATACTTTTAATTCATCCAAACAATTAGTGTGATCTAATAATAATTCCTGGGCTTGTTTAGGTAAAGAAGAAATAGGACTCTCTTCTTTTTCCATCATATGCGTGTAAAATCCAGCAGGACGTCTTACCGTTTGCGCTGCATTATTTATAAGAATATCTAATCGTTCGTATTTCTGCTCTATGAAATTACAGAAAATCTCCACGCTAGGAATATGTCGTAAATCCAAACCGTGAATTTTCAGGCGATGTCCCCAATCCATAAAATCAGGCTCTTGACCAAAACGCAAGGCCGAATCTACTGGAAAACGAGTTGTAGCAATAACTGTAGCTCCACCACGCAACAACATCAAGGTGATATGATAACCTATTTTTAAACGAGATCCTGTAATCACTGCCACTTGTCCTTTTACATCTGCGGTTTGAAAACGTTTGGCGTAATTAAAATCACCACAATCCGTACACATAGTGTCGTAAAAGTGATGCATTTTAGTAAACGGTGTTTTACACACGTAGCAATTTCTAGGTGTTTCTAATTCTAACTGCTCTTTACTTTCTAAGTCATTAATTGCCAATAATTTTGGAGCCACAAAAACACTTGCTTCACGTGCATAACGAATTCCGGTTTCTTTACGAGCCGTTCTATCTTGCTTTTCTTTTTTACGTTTTGCAACTGCTTTTCCGTCTTTCTTTCTACGAGAAAGTTCATCACGGTCGGGTCTTGAAAATTGACCAGCCGCTTTGATCAAAGCCGTTCTTTGGTCAGTAGGAATATCAAAAATCTGGTCAGTATCCGTATTTAATTGTGCCAAAATAGCGATACATCGGTCAATTTCTTCCGGGCTTATGGCATTCATTTGTTCTATTTCTTCCTTCATCATCATAAAAAAAAAGTGTTACTCTTAATGCAACTAACACGGGCGCAAAGATAGTTTTAAAATAGGTGCTGTGATTTCTTTTTTTTTAGGAGAGAAACTTTGGAATTACGACTCCTTTTTTGTTCTAAAAAGAAGTTTTATTTAAAAATTAAAATGATTCGAAGTTGATTCAAATTCGAAAATAAACCGAATTTTGAAAAAATCATTTTATTGATTACCAATTTATTAACACTATTAAAAAGTTATTTTAGTAATTTTATAAAGATAAAACAGATTCAAAATAAATAATTTACAACTCTTAAATACAAGATAAAATGGACAAATCATCAAATTCCTTAAACTGGTTCGAAATACCAACAACCGACATATCAAGAGCCACAGATTTTTATCAGACTATATTTGACATAACCTTGGAAGAGAACAATATGGAAGACGCTAAAATGGCCTTTTTCCCTTCGGAAATGGGTTCCGGAAAAGCTACAGGTTCATTAGTACAAAGTCCGAATCATACCCCTTCTATGGAGGGTTCAATAGTTTATTTGAACGCCAATCCTTCAATGGATAAAATATTAAATAAAGTAGAAGCTGCAGGTGGTAAAATAGTAGTTCCAAAAACAAGTATTGGAGAACACGGATATATAGCTTTTATGAAGGATACAGAAGGCAATAAAGTGGGTATTCATTCTATGAATTAATTAAAAATATCTAATAGAAAATTCTGTAACAAAAACAAAATCTGTTATTAATTTATACAAACAAGAACCTGGCAGAAGTAAAAAGTCTGTTCAGGAGTTTGCATTTATATTAAATTACAACATTTACAATTTAGATTTACAGAACTCGTTTTCTGCCTGAAAACGTTTGTATAAACAAAAACACCTAAAATATTTATTTTTTTTTAGCTATCGAATAAGTCTATATTTACACCCAAATAACACCGCTTTTAAAATTACTTTTTTAGACAAACTGAGACTCAACGCATGCTATTCCAAATAAAATCCTATTTAAAATTCCTTTGGCATTCCAAAAATGAACACGCGGTGCATTCCCCATTCGTTTTTACTTTGATTACTAAATGTTTTTATGACAAGAAACCGAAGCCGGAATATTCCGTTTTACAAGAGTATAGAAATTCTCTTTTAGCAAATACGGACACTATTGAGGTAACTGATTTTGGTGCTGGTTCGAAAGTATTTAAATCCAATACAAGAGAAATAACCAAGATTGCTAAAACTGCGGGAATTTCTCCTAAAAGGGCTGAGATATTATTTAGAATAACAAATTATTTTCAGCCGGAAACAACATTAGAGATTGGAACTTCGTTAGGCTTGGCAACTTCCGCCTTGGCTGTGGGAAATCCTAAAGCTAAAATTACCACATTAGAAGGATGTCCTAATACAATGGCAATTGCTCAAAATCAATTTCAAAAATTTGGGTTAACCAATGTAAATTCTGTTGTAACGGAGTTTAATTCTTATTTAGATAAAAATAATTCATCACTGAATACTGCCACTGCAAACTGCAAACTGAACACTGATTCCTTTTCCTTAATCTACTTCGACGGTAATCATTCGAAAAAAGCAACTTTAGACTATTTTGAATTTTTACTACCAACTATTACTAATGAGACCGTTTGGATATTCGATGATATTCATTGGTCCGCTGAAATGGAAGAAGCTTGGGAAATTATAAAAAAGCACCCAAAAATTACCGTAACAATCGATACCTTTCAATGGGGAATCGTGTTTTTTAGATATGAACAGCCCAAAGAACATTTTGTAATTCGGGTTTAACCCAAAAAATAATGACAGCCATTACTGACTGTCATTACTAATTCAAACTATTTTAATCTTATTTTTTAGCTTCTTTCATTTCAGCTGTTTTTGCTCCCATTCTATTTAAAGTATACATAGGTGCAAATTTCAATTTCAATCCAGCAATTTTTCTATTATCTGAAGAAGAAAGTCCTTCTTTTTCAACTGTATTTTTTCTACTGTCTAATGCTTCATACATCAATTTGATTTCGTCCCAATCTTCACGAGAATAACCATCTTTATTCGTCTTAACTGTAGAAACAAATTGATCATAAACACTAAGGATATTATTCTTGTTTACCCAATCAAAATTCATATCATCCCCAATTTTTCCTTCACCAAAAAGCGCATTACGCATTTGTTGTTTAGAATTTGGTTTTGAAGCTTCCATTTCAGCCATCGTTTTTTCTTTGAATGCTTCATATTTAGCTTTACTCGCTTCCACTCTTTCTGTAGCTTTTACTTCATTATTAAGATCTGATAATGCTGTATCTGCTTTACTACTTCTCAATTCATAAGTTGCCTCAATTGATGTCCAGTTAGCCGAAGCGTCTCCAACATCAACATTGCTTAAAGAGTCCACATAAACAACGTATGTATCAATTGTCTTTTCGGCCTCTTTTTGTTGTTCATCCTTACAAGATGTAAACCCTAGTGCTAAAACCGCTATTCCTAATACTAAATTTCTACTTTTCATAATTTCTGATGTTTAATTTCAAAACAAATGTAACTCCCTTTGTATCAGACTCAATAAAAATATGTGAATGTTGAAACTAATTAATATAATTGTGATAGTTTCAAATACTGATACATACAAAAGACCAGTAAACATA includes the following:
- a CDS encoding DUF6565 domain-containing protein; the protein is MKSRNLVLGIAVLALGFTSCKDEQQKEAEKTIDTYVVYVDSLSNVDVGDASANWTSIEATYELRSSKADTALSDLNNEVKATERVEASKAKYEAFKEKTMAEMEASKPNSKQQMRNALFGEGKIGDDMNFDWVNKNNILSVYDQFVSTVKTNKDGYSREDWDEIKLMYEALDSRKNTVEKEGLSSSDNRKIAGLKLKFAPMYTLNRMGAKTAEMKEAKK
- a CDS encoding SDR family oxidoreductase — protein: MMKEEIEQMNAISPEEIDRCIAILAQLNTDTDQIFDIPTDQRTALIKAAGQFSRPDRDELSRRKKDGKAVAKRKKEKQDRTARKETGIRYAREASVFVAPKLLAINDLESKEQLELETPRNCYVCKTPFTKMHHFYDTMCTDCGDFNYAKRFQTADVKGQVAVITGSRLKIGYHITLMLLRGGATVIATTRFPVDSALRFGQEPDFMDWGHRLKIHGLDLRHIPSVEIFCNFIEQKYERLDILINNAAQTVRRPAGFYTHMMEKEESPISSLPKQAQELLLDHTNCLDELKVLTSGISSNQNMPVTWHGPEPGIGLRASAKLSQIPYSFDNALVANEVFPEGELDADLQQVDLRKTNSWRLKLGQIETTEMIEVQLVNSVAPFVLCNRLSEVMKKDNTGQKHIINVSAMEGKFHRFFKESRHPHTNMAKAALNMLTHTAAGELAKAGIFMNAVDTGWVTDEDPAELAKKKQELEDFQPPLDIVDGAARVMDPLFDGINTGKHWCGKFLKDYNPIPW
- a CDS encoding O-methyltransferase, whose translation is MLFQIKSYLKFLWHSKNEHAVHSPFVFTLITKCFYDKKPKPEYSVLQEYRNSLLANTDTIEVTDFGAGSKVFKSNTREITKIAKTAGISPKRAEILFRITNYFQPETTLEIGTSLGLATSALAVGNPKAKITTLEGCPNTMAIAQNQFQKFGLTNVNSVVTEFNSYLDKNNSSLNTATANCKLNTDSFSLIYFDGNHSKKATLDYFEFLLPTITNETVWIFDDIHWSAEMEEAWEIIKKHPKITVTIDTFQWGIVFFRYEQPKEHFVIRV
- a CDS encoding VOC family protein, with protein sequence MDKSSNSLNWFEIPTTDISRATDFYQTIFDITLEENNMEDAKMAFFPSEMGSGKATGSLVQSPNHTPSMEGSIVYLNANPSMDKILNKVEAAGGKIVVPKTSIGEHGYIAFMKDTEGNKVGIHSMN